CCAATTCTTACGTATGAAGCACCTTCTAAAATTGCTTCGTTAAAATCATTGCTCATACCCATGGATAATTCTGTACATGGCGCATATGCTAAATTTAATAACTGCACTTTATCTTTTATTGTTCTTAGTTGATTAAAATATTGTCTTAATTTTGATTTATCTTCAGTCAAAGGTGCCATAGTCATTAAACCAACTATCTCAATATGTTTAAAAGTTTCAAGTTCTTTAATAAATGGAATCACTTCTTCAGGTGAAATACCATGCTTAGATTCTTCACCAGAAACATTCACTTGAACAAAACATTTTACAACATGATTAGCACGTTTATCAATTTCTTTAGCTAATTTTATTCTATCTAACGCATGTAAATAATCAATTTCATTGATTATTTCTTTAACTTTTCTTGTTTGTAATGAACCAATAAAGTGCATTACAGCATCATCAGGTAGATGTTTTTTCTTCTCTAAGAAACCTTCTATTCTATTCTCACCAAAATTTTTCAATCCAGCTTGATAAGCTTCTATAGCTCGGTCTATTGTAACATATTTTGTCACAACAATCACTTGAGGTGTCGTTTCGAATGCTGATTCTTTACTACTATTACAAATTTGTGAATTTATATCGATCAAATTTTCTTTTACTGATTTCAAAGTTTTACCTACTTTCTGCCAATAAATGCTAACATTCTACCGGTCTTACCTTTTTCTACCCTATATGAAAAGAATAAATCTGTTTCACTTGCAGTACAATGACTCGTTTTAACAATATGCTTCGGACTGATGCCGTAATGAATAGCTAACAACTCGTTAGCAAGTTTTAAATCAATACCGTATTTATCATAACCTCTTTGTTCTGTATATAAATGAGCGTCTATAGGCAAAGTTGTGAATTTATTATAAATATCTTCATTTATTTCATAACTATTAGAAGTAGATGGGCCGATAACGATTCTTAAATCGGATTTATCTCCCTTAAATTTAGCAATCATTTCTTTTAATATTTCAGAATAAGTCCCTCTCCAACCAGCGTGACAAATACCAACATACTCATTTTTAATATCATACAAATAAATAGGCACACAATCAGCAAAACACATTGTTAATAGTAAATCAGATTCATAAGTATATAGTCCATCAATACCATGCAGTTCATTTGTTAATTCATTAATGTT
This portion of the Mammaliicoccus vitulinus genome encodes:
- a CDS encoding YggS family pyridoxal phosphate-dependent enzyme, with the protein product MKSVKENLIDINSQICNSSKESAFETTPQVIVVTKYVTIDRAIEAYQAGLKNFGENRIEGFLEKKKHLPDDAVMHFIGSLQTRKVKEIINEIDYLHALDRIKLAKEIDKRANHVVKCFVQVNVSGEESKHGISPEEVIPFIKELETFKHIEIVGLMTMAPLTEDKSKLRQYFNQLRTIKDKVQLLNLAYAPCTELSMGMSNDFNEAILEGASYVRIGTKLVGE
- the pgeF gene encoding peptidoglycan editing factor PgeF, with product MKEIFSQHKHYLAYDIDDRSDITLGITTRRDGYSLYPKNAFNMARYIDDNPENVTKHQSILADEIDFSRENWVFPIQTHENKVQEVFSTDKGKNINELTNELHGIDGLYTYESDLLLTMCFADCVPIYLYDIKNEYVGICHAGWRGTYSEILKEMIAKFKGDKSDLRIVIGPSTSNSYEINEDIYNKFTTLPIDAHLYTEQRGYDKYGIDLKLANELLAIHYGISPKHIVKTSHCTASETDLFFSYRVEKGKTGRMLAFIGRK